The Nitrospirales bacterium genome includes a window with the following:
- a CDS encoding NADH-quinone oxidoreductase subunit M, giving the protein MTLLMDHFISFMIAVPFLGIGVLAFVRDEEWIRRVAFGSTMVEFFLSLVLWDRFDVTQQGMQFVERVEWMPTFNIQYAVGVDGISILLVLLTALLCPLCVLCSWTSITTRVRAYLSLILLVEGAMIVVFTALDLFLFFMLWELTMIPMYFMIILWGGPNRITAGIKFVLYSLTGSLLLLVGILGLYLNGGHTYDLLVLTEQTYAVSTQFWLFLALFLAFAIKMPMVPFHTWLPDAHSEAPTAGSVILAGVLLKMGGYGFLRFCLPMFPEASVQFAPYILWLSVLAIVYGGYMALAQSDLKKLVAYSSVSHMGFVTLGIFVFNNQGIQGAILQMFNHGITTAALFISVGQLYDRTHSRAIGDYGGLHKPMPKFVAFFFLFSVAAFGLPGTCNFIGEFLVLVGTSYTSFTMVLLSMGGIVLAAAYMLWMLQKVALGEPNTKVAEVLPDLSNRELATVIPLAILVLGIGLYPGPLMELMDASVTNLVNQMAQAPSQIVLDTDAPIRTWP; this is encoded by the coding sequence ATGACTCTCTTGATGGATCATTTCATTAGCTTCATGATTGCCGTTCCGTTTTTAGGGATCGGCGTCCTGGCCTTCGTCCGTGACGAAGAATGGATTCGCCGAGTGGCCTTTGGTTCGACGATGGTGGAGTTTTTCCTGTCGCTGGTCCTCTGGGACCGTTTCGACGTCACGCAACAGGGCATGCAATTCGTCGAACGCGTGGAGTGGATGCCGACGTTCAACATCCAGTATGCCGTCGGGGTCGATGGGATCAGCATTTTGTTGGTCCTGCTGACAGCCCTCCTCTGTCCCCTTTGCGTGCTCTGCTCGTGGACCAGCATTACGACCAGAGTTCGGGCGTACCTGTCGCTGATCCTGCTGGTTGAAGGCGCGATGATCGTGGTGTTTACGGCCCTGGATCTGTTCCTGTTTTTCATGCTCTGGGAGCTCACGATGATCCCCATGTATTTCATGATCATCCTTTGGGGCGGGCCCAATCGCATCACGGCGGGGATAAAATTCGTACTATACAGCCTCACCGGCAGTTTGTTGCTGCTGGTGGGCATCCTTGGCCTCTATTTGAACGGAGGCCATACCTATGATCTGCTAGTCTTGACGGAACAAACCTACGCCGTTTCGACGCAATTTTGGTTGTTCCTGGCATTGTTTTTAGCATTTGCCATTAAAATGCCGATGGTGCCCTTTCATACCTGGTTACCGGACGCACATTCCGAAGCGCCAACGGCTGGCAGCGTGATCTTGGCGGGAGTCCTGCTGAAGATGGGAGGCTATGGATTCTTGCGTTTTTGTTTGCCGATGTTTCCGGAGGCTTCCGTGCAATTCGCACCGTATATTCTCTGGCTCTCGGTATTGGCTATCGTCTATGGCGGATATATGGCGCTGGCCCAGTCCGATCTCAAGAAACTGGTAGCCTATTCTTCCGTCTCTCACATGGGGTTTGTTACACTTGGCATTTTTGTCTTCAACAACCAGGGCATTCAAGGCGCTATTCTACAAATGTTCAATCATGGCATTACGACCGCGGCATTGTTTATTTCCGTCGGACAACTCTATGACCGGACCCATAGCCGCGCGATCGGCGATTACGGGGGGCTGCACAAACCGATGCCCAAGTTTGTGGCGTTCTTTTTCCTGTTCTCCGTGGCGGCGTTTGGACTGCCGGGAACCTGCAACTTCATCGGAGAATTCCTGGTTTTGGTCGGAACGTCCTATACCAGCTTTACCATGGTCCTGCTATCCATGGGCGGGATTGTGTTAGCCGCAGCATACATGTTGTGGATGCTGCAAAAGGTGGCACTGGGTGAACCCAATACCAAGGTGGCGGAGGTGCTTCCTGACTTGTCGAATCGGGAATTGGCGACGGTCATTCCCCTGGCGATCCTCGTCCTGGGGATTGGATTGTACCCCGGGCCGTTAATGGAATTGATGGATGCCAGCGTCACGAATCTCGTCAATCAGATGGCGCAAGCCCCGTCTCAGATTGTCCTTGACACTGACGCGCCTATAAGAACATGGCCTTGA
- the priA gene encoding primosomal protein N' has translation MFADIVFPQRRFQVFTYRIPQGLIDRIQVGSRVLVPFGKSSARGLVCDVLEDFPVSPSNKRVTPQTLREISAIVDFPSQPELDPSLLKLANQVGEYYLAPPGAALRLVLPPVPANRIAKRMVLTDAGRHALNHGQLSAEQTKVLTRLMRKPKGLTLPTLLKTVDGKTSAMTGLKRRKFVEEVEWVRDTDERTQPAHSGSILGEPEAFYGREDARDIPERELTTLRKSDWYESDWWKRVGDALSSQAFEECLIHMPATTSRRVLFDVIDRTRQGQRTVLVLCPEIQQVLRMVEALKEAGYERVAMYHGDLSVSVRVKTWQAIQCGQFEVVVGTRLAVFVPLASLGVIWVDQEESPSFQEERSPHFHARNVARMRAQQESATLIVQSVHPSLETAWRLGYEPGLNALESGRLELVNLRLVPYGTMLSDPMRTGIQETLNQNGQVILFLNRKGYARSLLCRDCGYRPQCTTCGVALVLHQRPVRLRCAYCGQQHVSPVVCPSCQSVKLESLGYGTEQLEAVVQKEYPDAVVARYDREVVKTTSQERELVQKFRGREIDILIGTEFLFHAIDLPRVQFVGIPHADGGLHFPDFRAAERTYHRLQEAVQFLDEGPASRAVVQTWLPAHHVMQAIAQQDPAIFYREELQIREALHYPPYSRLVQVAITGKRPEAVQAMAQHCRERIVRGMESNGLSDDILGPLISTNKNGPGLTRAVLIVKDFGQALLQEKLRALQKDLAPALREQALRMEMKVDPFDLN, from the coding sequence ATGTTTGCCGATATCGTTTTTCCGCAACGCCGCTTTCAGGTCTTTACCTACCGAATTCCTCAAGGATTAATCGATCGCATTCAAGTCGGGAGTCGGGTCCTGGTGCCTTTCGGCAAGTCTTCGGCCCGTGGTCTGGTGTGCGACGTGTTGGAAGACTTTCCTGTCTCTCCTTCGAACAAACGCGTTACGCCACAGACCCTTCGCGAGATCTCGGCTATCGTCGATTTTCCGAGTCAACCGGAGTTAGACCCTTCGTTGCTCAAACTCGCCAATCAAGTCGGCGAGTACTACCTGGCCCCTCCAGGAGCCGCGCTGCGCCTCGTTCTTCCTCCGGTTCCCGCAAACCGTATCGCAAAGCGCATGGTCCTGACGGACGCGGGGCGTCATGCCCTGAACCACGGTCAACTGTCCGCCGAGCAAACGAAAGTCCTCACGCGGTTGATGCGAAAGCCTAAAGGTCTAACCCTTCCAACGCTCCTCAAGACGGTTGATGGGAAGACGTCGGCGATGACCGGCCTGAAGCGTCGAAAGTTTGTGGAAGAGGTTGAATGGGTACGGGATACAGACGAGAGGACTCAACCGGCCCATTCGGGCTCGATTCTTGGTGAGCCAGAGGCGTTCTACGGAAGGGAAGACGCACGAGATATCCCGGAACGGGAACTTACGACTCTTCGTAAATCTGATTGGTATGAGTCTGATTGGTGGAAGCGTGTTGGTGACGCCTTGTCTTCTCAGGCATTTGAAGAATGTCTTATTCACATGCCCGCGACCACTTCAAGGCGCGTTCTGTTTGACGTCATCGACAGAACACGACAAGGCCAACGAACGGTATTGGTATTGTGCCCGGAAATTCAACAAGTGTTGCGAATGGTAGAGGCCCTGAAAGAGGCCGGGTATGAACGTGTCGCCATGTACCATGGGGATTTGTCGGTTTCGGTCCGGGTGAAGACCTGGCAGGCGATTCAATGTGGTCAATTCGAAGTGGTGGTCGGAACGCGGCTGGCTGTGTTTGTCCCACTCGCCTCGCTCGGCGTGATTTGGGTGGATCAGGAAGAGTCTCCTTCTTTTCAAGAGGAACGCAGTCCGCATTTTCACGCAAGAAATGTCGCGCGCATGAGAGCCCAGCAGGAGTCGGCCACCTTGATCGTGCAATCGGTTCACCCCTCACTGGAAACCGCCTGGCGGCTGGGTTACGAGCCAGGGCTGAACGCTCTTGAATCAGGACGCCTTGAGCTCGTGAATCTCCGGCTCGTTCCTTACGGCACCATGTTATCGGACCCCATGCGAACGGGGATACAGGAGACCTTGAATCAAAACGGACAAGTCATCCTTTTTCTCAATCGAAAGGGCTATGCGCGCTCGCTGCTCTGCCGGGATTGCGGGTACAGGCCTCAATGTACCACGTGCGGAGTGGCTCTTGTGCTGCACCAGCGTCCGGTTCGTTTACGTTGTGCCTATTGCGGGCAACAGCACGTATCTCCGGTGGTATGTCCGTCATGTCAATCAGTCAAGCTGGAGTCTCTCGGATATGGCACCGAACAACTGGAAGCGGTGGTTCAGAAGGAATACCCCGATGCCGTCGTGGCCCGGTATGATCGTGAGGTGGTGAAAACCACATCACAGGAACGGGAACTGGTCCAAAAGTTTCGGGGCAGAGAGATCGATATCCTGATCGGAACGGAATTTCTGTTTCATGCCATCGATCTTCCACGCGTGCAATTTGTAGGTATTCCCCACGCTGACGGGGGATTGCATTTTCCTGATTTTCGCGCAGCCGAGCGTACCTACCATCGTTTACAAGAGGCTGTGCAGTTCCTGGACGAAGGTCCTGCGTCTCGCGCTGTGGTCCAAACCTGGCTTCCCGCCCATCATGTGATGCAGGCCATCGCCCAGCAGGACCCTGCGATTTTTTATCGGGAAGAACTGCAGATTCGGGAGGCCCTGCATTATCCGCCTTATTCACGCCTTGTTCAGGTTGCCATAACAGGGAAGCGTCCGGAGGCTGTCCAGGCGATGGCGCAACATTGCCGGGAAAGGATTGTGCGAGGGATGGAGTCGAATGGACTGTCCGACGATATCCTGGGTCCGTTGATTTCAACGAACAAGAATGGCCCGGGCCTCACTCGGGCGGTGTTGATCGTGAAGGATTTCGGTCAGGCCCTTCTTCAGGAAAAACTCCGAGCGTTGCAAAAAGACCTTGCGCCCGCTCTCCGAGAGCAGGCATTGAGGATGGAGATGAAAGTCGACCCTTTCGACCTCAATTAG
- a CDS encoding ATP-binding protein, producing the protein MKRYLDSQIKQDLSKKMVFIGGPRQVGKTTLAQNIIQDQKGYLNWDFAQHREKILKGELPSSELLVFDELHKYRSWRNYLKGLYDHFSKKRKILVTGSARLDLYRFGGDSLQGRYHYLRLHPLSTAELGLKSQKDLMSLLEFGGFPEPFLGGSRVEAKRWSREYRTRLIREDVASLERIQDFGNLELLMLRLPELVGSPLSINALREDLQVSHKTLSSWVAVLERMYALFRLPPLGAPKIRAVKKEQKHYHMDWSLVPSMPQRFENMVASHLLKWLHYEQDTQGRDVDLHYFRDIDGREVDFVVTDARRPLWLIECKWADDEVGKPLRYLKAKFPDAQAWQIHATGKKDYETKEGIRVAPALTFLKDLV; encoded by the coding sequence ATGAAACGCTATTTGGATTCACAAATCAAACAGGATTTATCCAAGAAAATGGTATTCATTGGTGGACCTCGCCAGGTGGGAAAGACGACTCTGGCTCAAAACATCATTCAAGACCAAAAGGGGTATTTGAACTGGGATTTCGCCCAACACAGAGAGAAAATCCTGAAGGGTGAGCTTCCTTCTTCAGAGCTCCTGGTCTTTGATGAACTGCATAAATATCGCTCCTGGCGAAATTATCTGAAAGGTTTGTATGACCATTTCTCCAAGAAACGAAAAATTCTCGTCACGGGAAGTGCCAGGCTGGACCTCTATCGTTTTGGGGGCGATTCGTTACAAGGACGATATCATTATCTTCGCCTCCACCCTCTCTCCACGGCAGAGCTTGGGTTGAAGAGCCAGAAAGATCTCATGAGCCTCTTGGAGTTCGGAGGCTTTCCTGAACCATTTCTAGGTGGATCCCGCGTAGAAGCCAAACGTTGGTCCAGAGAATACCGGACCCGCTTGATCCGTGAAGACGTGGCGTCTCTGGAACGAATACAAGATTTTGGGAATTTGGAATTGTTGATGTTGCGTCTTCCCGAATTGGTCGGAAGCCCGCTTTCCATCAATGCCCTTCGGGAGGATTTACAAGTCAGCCACAAAACGCTGTCATCATGGGTAGCCGTCTTGGAACGCATGTATGCGCTCTTTCGCCTCCCACCATTGGGCGCGCCAAAGATTCGCGCGGTGAAGAAGGAGCAAAAACATTATCATATGGATTGGTCACTCGTCCCAAGCATGCCCCAACGCTTTGAAAATATGGTCGCCTCCCATCTTTTGAAATGGCTCCATTATGAGCAGGACACTCAAGGACGGGATGTGGATCTGCACTACTTTCGTGATATTGACGGACGGGAAGTCGACTTTGTCGTGACCGATGCCAGACGTCCATTGTGGCTGATCGAATGTAAGTGGGCCGATGACGAGGTTGGAAAGCCGCTACGGTACTTGAAAGCTAAATTTCCGGATGCCCAGGCCTGGCAGATTCACGCGACCGGCAAGAAAGATTATGAGACCAAAGAAGGTATCCGGGTCGCGCCTGCGTTAACCTTCTTAAAAGACCTTGTGTGA
- a CDS encoding SUMF1/EgtB/PvdO family nonheme iron enzyme, translating into MDPVTLIVGAIMAAAAVVGSELVKDGYEALKSKLFEKDSQENDLQKALLAVEKKPESTARKELLKEELETLSIHEADPVIPLAKELLEVLKNEGHLAQEKYQAILQGSGVIAQGPGSVAVGKGGAATTGDNSPVTIIKKQYISPASKAESSTISHLKQYLREVAKETNVLPLSTVSMAFADSGKGESFTLADVYTDLDTTALRHVEREDELRQFLAHMHEKERIPAQETVNQQKHVLMMGDPGSGKSTFAKHTAYLLAQASLAEEPALWLNKLKPWDHGPLLPVWVELRNVAAFGGKDKETSGTRYFFLSYLEHSLAQWGIPEFWNELKKKIRDEKSSILFLLDGLDEVPTDQRQLIVDLVNDVRDHYKQHRYLVTCRPYAYIGQPWRLKQFHEVTLAPFSEKQIDRFVENWYDRLAERQQLPTELARQRRNRLKDASRRQDLRGLAERPLLLTVMAQLHAYKGELPDDRTELYADAVDLLLKRWENRMGQEQGILEHLNVPGLKMSDVEAGLYEVAFRAHSKGGGADTADIDEGDLLKWLRKYLGNDWNKASEFVDYIRERAGLLIRHKTEAYTFPHRTFQEFLSACHLVARPDFPKEAADLLREDASRWKEVFILSCGHAARKKQLGQAIAAVNALCPQGMRQGSSADAEAWRRPAIAGDALLEIGLVGVTREAAGQAVLERVQKSLAAAIGQDSILAAVDRAAAGRTLAKLGDPRIEVLDPLRMAWCEVPAGVFLMGDETQECTIPYDYRISKYPITNAQFQAFVDAGGYRMEAYWPEAIQAGILNSGRIQGRYDDQPRIGLEVFGEPFNLPNHPVVGITWYEALAFTRWLNEEIRKRGELPDSCSVQLPNEPEWEKAARGTDGRTYPWGNGPDPNKANYKDTGINNTSAVGCFPHGASPYGIEDMSGNVWEWTRSVWREEGYPIDQEGWKKQEDLAASQESPRVVRGGSFGFTDFDLRCAVRSSFHPVIRYGDLGFRVVVSPFSEP; encoded by the coding sequence ATGGACCCAGTCACGCTTATCGTTGGCGCAATAATGGCGGCAGCCGCAGTCGTGGGAAGTGAACTCGTGAAAGACGGGTACGAAGCGCTCAAGTCCAAACTGTTCGAAAAAGATAGCCAAGAAAATGATCTTCAGAAAGCCCTGCTGGCCGTGGAGAAAAAGCCGGAATCAACGGCAAGGAAAGAATTACTCAAAGAAGAATTAGAAACACTTTCGATACATGAAGCCGATCCGGTTATTCCTCTCGCCAAAGAATTATTAGAGGTTTTAAAAAACGAAGGCCATCTTGCCCAGGAAAAATACCAGGCGATTTTGCAAGGCAGCGGCGTGATCGCGCAGGGCCCGGGGTCGGTAGCCGTAGGGAAAGGGGGAGCAGCGACTACAGGCGACAATAGTCCAGTAACGATTATTAAGAAACAGTATATTTCTCCTGCCTCAAAAGCTGAGAGCTCGACGATTTCCCACCTCAAACAGTATCTCCGCGAAGTCGCCAAAGAAACCAACGTCTTGCCGCTGAGTACTGTCAGCATGGCGTTTGCTGATTCCGGCAAGGGAGAAAGTTTTACCCTCGCCGATGTCTATACCGACTTGGACACGACGGCCCTCCGGCACGTTGAGCGGGAAGATGAACTGCGGCAATTTCTGGCGCACATGCATGAAAAAGAACGTATTCCAGCGCAGGAAACCGTCAATCAGCAAAAGCACGTGCTGATGATGGGTGACCCGGGGTCAGGCAAATCAACCTTTGCCAAACATACGGCCTATCTGTTGGCCCAAGCGAGTCTGGCCGAGGAGCCTGCGCTCTGGCTTAACAAGCTAAAACCCTGGGATCACGGGCCCCTGTTGCCGGTATGGGTTGAACTTCGAAACGTCGCGGCGTTTGGAGGGAAAGACAAGGAGACATCCGGGACAAGGTACTTTTTTCTTTCCTACCTTGAACACAGCCTGGCTCAATGGGGCATCCCCGAATTCTGGAATGAATTGAAAAAGAAAATCCGCGATGAGAAGTCCTCGATACTGTTCCTGCTAGACGGGTTGGATGAAGTCCCGACGGATCAACGGCAACTCATCGTGGATCTGGTGAATGACGTACGCGATCACTACAAGCAGCACCGGTATCTCGTCACTTGTCGCCCCTATGCCTACATTGGCCAGCCCTGGCGGCTCAAACAATTCCACGAAGTGACCTTGGCCCCATTCAGCGAGAAACAAATAGACCGGTTCGTGGAAAACTGGTATGACCGCCTGGCCGAGCGTCAACAGTTGCCGACTGAACTGGCCCGGCAACGGCGAAACAGATTGAAAGACGCAAGCCGGCGGCAGGACCTGCGTGGCCTGGCCGAACGTCCGTTGTTATTGACGGTCATGGCGCAGCTCCATGCGTATAAAGGAGAACTCCCGGATGATCGCACGGAACTCTATGCCGACGCCGTCGACTTGTTGCTCAAGCGCTGGGAGAATCGGATGGGACAGGAGCAGGGCATTCTGGAACATCTGAATGTGCCGGGCCTCAAAATGAGTGATGTGGAGGCAGGGCTCTATGAGGTCGCCTTTCGTGCCCATTCCAAGGGGGGTGGAGCGGACACGGCCGACATCGATGAAGGGGACCTGCTGAAGTGGTTGCGGAAATATTTGGGCAATGACTGGAACAAAGCCAGTGAGTTCGTCGACTACATTCGCGAAAGAGCGGGGCTCCTCATTCGTCATAAGACGGAAGCCTATACGTTTCCGCACCGGACGTTCCAGGAGTTTTTGTCGGCATGTCATCTGGTTGCAAGACCGGATTTCCCCAAGGAAGCGGCGGACCTGCTTCGGGAGGATGCGAGCCGCTGGAAAGAGGTCTTTATCTTAAGTTGTGGACATGCGGCAAGAAAGAAGCAATTAGGTCAGGCCATTGCCGCCGTCAATGCCCTCTGCCCCCAAGGCATGAGGCAGGGCTCTTCGGCAGATGCGGAGGCATGGCGAAGACCGGCGATCGCTGGCGACGCGTTGCTCGAAATCGGTTTAGTCGGCGTCACACGTGAAGCGGCTGGTCAAGCAGTCTTGGAACGGGTTCAGAAGTCCTTAGCGGCTGCAATCGGTCAGGATTCGATTCTTGCGGCCGTGGATCGCGCAGCGGCAGGACGAACGTTGGCGAAACTGGGCGATCCTCGCATCGAGGTGCTCGATCCCTTGCGTATGGCATGGTGTGAAGTGCCGGCCGGGGTGTTTCTGATGGGAGACGAAACGCAGGAGTGTACGATTCCCTATGACTATCGCATCTCCAAATATCCCATCACCAATGCGCAATTTCAAGCGTTTGTCGATGCGGGTGGCTATCGAATGGAAGCGTATTGGCCGGAGGCGATACAGGCAGGAATCTTAAATAGCGGTCGAATCCAGGGAAGATATGATGATCAGCCACGGATTGGGCTTGAAGTGTTTGGTGAGCCGTTTAATCTTCCGAACCATCCCGTGGTGGGGATCACATGGTATGAGGCCTTGGCGTTTACGAGATGGCTCAACGAAGAAATCAGAAAGCGAGGCGAGTTGCCTGATAGTTGTTCTGTTCAATTACCCAACGAACCGGAGTGGGAAAAAGCGGCGCGAGGCACGGATGGTCGGACATATCCTTGGGGCAATGGGCCTGATCCGAACAAAGCCAACTATAAGGACACGGGAATCAACAACACGAGTGCCGTCGGCTGTTTTCCCCATGGCGCAAGTCCCTATGGAATTGAAGACATGAGCGGCAATGTCTGGGAATGGACCAGAAGTGTGTGGAGAGAAGAGGGATATCCGATTGACCAGGAGGGATGGAAAAAGCAGGAAGACCTAGCGGCATCCCAAGAAAGTCCCCGTGTGGTCCGTGGCGGGTCGTTCGGTTTCACCGATTTCGACTTGCGGTGTGCGGTCCGCTCCAGCTTCCACCCGGTCATCAGGTACGGCGATCTTGGGTTTCGAGTGGTGGTGTCCCCATTTTCCGAACCCTGA
- a CDS encoding NADH-quinone oxidoreductase subunit A: MAGFDQFVEYLSAYSAVLIFIIIAFGFGVVTLILSYLVQPKYPEVEKLSTYECGSEPFSDSRMPFPVRYYVIAMLFVIFDIEVIFLYPWAITFKQLGLIGFIEMMIFIGLFVVAYVYAWRKGALEWD; encoded by the coding sequence TTGGCGGGTTTTGACCAATTTGTTGAATATCTCAGCGCCTATTCCGCAGTCCTGATTTTTATCATCATCGCCTTCGGGTTCGGCGTCGTCACCCTGATCCTCTCCTACTTGGTCCAGCCCAAGTACCCCGAAGTTGAAAAACTCAGTACGTATGAGTGCGGAAGTGAACCATTTTCCGACTCCCGCATGCCATTTCCGGTTCGTTATTATGTCATCGCGATGCTTTTTGTAATTTTTGATATTGAAGTCATTTTCCTGTATCCATGGGCCATTACGTTCAAACAACTCGGGTTGATCGGGTTTATTGAAATGATGATCTTTATAGGCCTATTTGTCGTGGCCTATGTGTATGCCTGGAGAAAAGGGGCGTTGGAATGGGATTAG
- a CDS encoding NADH-quinone oxidoreductase subunit B codes for MGLVQIGKPDKDGDLGIVTLSLEKAVNWARKGSLWPMTFGLACCAIEMIAAVSARYDIDRYGAGVFRGSPRQSDLMIVSGTVCRRMAPVIRKVYDQMPEPKYVISMGSCATSGNIYDSYSVVQGVDRFVPVDIYVPGCPPTPEALFDGILKLQDRIMEKRVFTKQPEQVKVQTTQA; via the coding sequence ATGGGATTAGTACAAATCGGAAAGCCGGATAAGGACGGTGACCTCGGCATCGTCACGCTATCCTTGGAAAAAGCTGTGAATTGGGCGCGAAAAGGCTCGCTCTGGCCCATGACGTTTGGCCTGGCTTGTTGTGCGATCGAGATGATTGCCGCCGTGTCGGCCCGTTACGACATCGATCGGTACGGGGCTGGCGTGTTCCGTGGATCACCCAGGCAGTCCGATCTCATGATCGTCTCCGGCACCGTATGTCGTCGCATGGCTCCGGTCATTCGCAAAGTCTATGACCAGATGCCTGAACCCAAGTACGTCATCTCCATGGGCTCATGCGCGACTTCAGGCAACATTTATGATAGTTACAGTGTGGTGCAGGGCGTTGACCGCTTCGTCCCGGTGGATATTTACGTTCCCGGCTGCCCTCCGACACCGGAAGCCTTGTTCGACGGAATCTTGAAACTGCAAGACCGCATCATGGAAAAGCGAGTGTTCACCAAGCAGCCGGAACAGGTCAAAGTCCAGACAACGCAGGCGTGA
- a CDS encoding NADH-quinone oxidoreductase subunit C, which produces MMHAIAEQIQQHFPEGFLKSEEWRGDLAITVNREHLHDICKFLHDDPAMDCDYIVHVSSVDWPDEEERFEVVYEVYSIRKRHRIRIKARVPEDDCVVDSMVDIWKGAEFMEREVFDMMGIRFANHPDLRRILMPDDYPEGYPLRKDFPLQGKGWRDTFDFLNDPA; this is translated from the coding sequence ATGATGCATGCAATAGCCGAACAGATTCAACAACACTTCCCGGAGGGCTTTCTCAAGTCTGAGGAATGGCGTGGCGACCTGGCTATCACCGTCAACCGGGAGCATCTGCACGATATCTGCAAATTTCTCCATGACGATCCGGCCATGGATTGTGACTATATCGTTCACGTCAGTTCCGTGGATTGGCCGGATGAAGAAGAACGTTTTGAGGTCGTCTACGAAGTCTATTCCATCAGAAAACGGCATCGGATCCGGATCAAAGCCAGAGTCCCTGAAGATGACTGCGTCGTGGACTCGATGGTCGACATCTGGAAGGGGGCGGAATTCATGGAACGGGAAGTATTCGACATGATGGGAATCCGCTTCGCGAATCATCCTGATCTTCGCCGTATTTTGATGCCTGACGATTACCCCGAAGGCTATCCGCTTCGCAAGGATTTTCCCCTGCAGGGAAAAGGGTGGCGTGACACATTTGATTTCTTGAACGACCCGGCATAG
- the nuoD gene encoding NADH dehydrogenase (quinone) subunit D produces MPHRMEDQRETIYKVDPEHPETESLPTLRTEELLLNMGPQHPSTHGVLKVILELEGERIVKSTPVMGYLHRGVEKLAESGTYHQFIPHTDRLDYVCAMYNNFAYCRAVEKLMDMTLPDRAEYLRTIVAEVQRIIGHLFWLGTQALDIGAMTVFFYTFRDREILLDWFDELCGARLTTSWYRIGGVERDFTESLTRKIREFLDYFPPKIDEYVIFLEKNRIWLARTVGVATISAEDALSFGLSGPSLRGSGVDYDLRKYEQYGAYPKCEFSVPVGKNGDTYDRYWIRIEEMRESIKIIRQCMDQMEAGPIMAEVPSVTLPPKDRVFKNLESMIQQFKLFSQGFDAPVGEIYCGTEAHKGELGFYIVSTGGGKPYRMKIRSPSFIHMGAFDNMARGYMISDAITIFGTYDIVMGECDR; encoded by the coding sequence ATGCCGCACCGCATGGAAGACCAGCGGGAAACGATCTATAAGGTCGATCCCGAACATCCAGAAACCGAATCTCTCCCGACCTTACGGACGGAAGAGTTGCTGCTTAACATGGGGCCGCAACACCCGAGTACCCATGGCGTCTTGAAAGTGATCCTGGAACTGGAAGGCGAGCGTATCGTGAAGTCAACGCCGGTGATGGGGTATCTCCATCGAGGCGTGGAAAAATTGGCCGAGTCGGGAACGTATCATCAATTCATTCCCCACACCGACCGGCTGGATTATGTCTGCGCCATGTACAACAATTTTGCGTATTGCCGGGCCGTTGAAAAATTGATGGACATGACCCTTCCCGACCGGGCGGAATATTTGCGCACCATTGTCGCCGAAGTACAGCGAATCATCGGCCATTTGTTCTGGCTGGGCACTCAGGCGCTCGATATCGGTGCGATGACCGTCTTTTTTTATACCTTCCGGGATCGTGAAATTTTGCTCGACTGGTTTGATGAACTGTGCGGAGCGCGTCTGACCACGAGTTGGTACCGAATCGGCGGCGTCGAACGGGACTTCACGGAATCGTTGACGCGGAAAATTCGGGAGTTTTTAGATTACTTCCCACCGAAGATCGATGAATACGTCATTTTCCTCGAAAAAAACCGGATCTGGCTGGCCAGAACAGTCGGAGTCGCGACGATTTCCGCGGAGGACGCGCTGAGTTTCGGCTTGAGTGGCCCGTCTTTGCGGGGCTCCGGCGTTGATTACGATCTTCGCAAGTACGAGCAATACGGGGCCTACCCCAAGTGTGAATTTAGCGTGCCTGTCGGGAAAAACGGCGATACCTATGACCGGTATTGGATTCGGATCGAAGAAATGCGGGAGAGCATCAAGATCATCCGGCAATGCATGGATCAGATGGAAGCCGGCCCCATCATGGCCGAAGTTCCGAGCGTCACGCTGCCGCCCAAGGACCGGGTCTTCAAAAACCTGGAATCCATGATTCAGCAATTCAAGCTCTTTTCGCAAGGCTTTGACGCGCCAGTCGGTGAAATCTATTGCGGAACAGAAGCGCATAAAGGGGAGCTGGGATTTTATATCGTGAGCACCGGCGGCGGGAAACCGTACCGGATGAAAATCCGGTCTCCGTCGTTCATTCACATGGGCGCGTTTGATAATATGGCCCGGGGATATATGATCTCGGACGCGATTACGATATTCGGCACCTATGACATCGTGATGGGCGAGTGCGACCGGTAA